The Vicia villosa cultivar HV-30 ecotype Madison, WI linkage group LG1, Vvil1.0, whole genome shotgun sequence genome includes a region encoding these proteins:
- the LOC131639327 gene encoding kinesin-like protein KIN-4A gives MEPSSENCSVKVAVHIRPLIADEQQQGCTQCVSVNPGKPQVQIGSHSFTFDHVYGNGGSPSSEMFKECVAPLVDGLFQGYNATVLAYGQTGSGKTYTMGTACNDNTGIGLIPQVMNALFKKIETLKHQTEFQLHVSFIEILKEEVRDLLDMVSMGKSDHSSSNGHSGKVTIPGKPPIQIRESSSGVITLAGSTEVSVSTLQEMAAYLYQGSLNRATGSTNMNNQSSRSHAIFTITLEQMRKLHSFSSSHDTSDEDMGEEYLSAKLHLVDLAGSERAKRTGSDGLRLKEGIHINRGLLALGNVISALGDEKKRKEGVHVPYRDSKLTRLLQDSLGGNSKTVMIACISPADINTEETLNTLKYANRARNIQNKPVANRDLISNEMQQMRQQLKYLQAELCSRGGGSVDEVQVLREKIAWLEETNEELCRELHKYRSRSSLAERCDIHETVGNIYLMKNNGLERRFTSSELSDHLVAGSMSGEDLKEADEVEKELEHTLLLNTMDKEMHELNKQLEQKETEMKLVGVDTEALRQHFGKKMMELEEEKRKVQQERDRLLHEVENLAVNSNGQAHKPHDVRGQKLKALEAQILELKKKQENQVQLLKQKEKSEEAAKRLQAEIQYIKAQKVQLQHKIKQEAEQFRQWKASREKELLQLKKEGRRNEYERHKLQALNQRQKMVLHRKTEEATMATKRLKELLEARKSSSRDHSVYSNGHLQPGQINEKSLQRWLDQELEVMVHVHEVRAEFDEQNKVHAALEGELAFLKQAVQFSDRQSIPTGNSRYSRLLSMSPDAKAARITSLENMLGASSAALKAMTSQLTEAEERERALNNRGRWNQLRSMGEAKNHVLPYLFNATAEARCQLWEKNIELKDLKEQLNELVTLLQQSEAQRKELEKEKAIGEQAVAITLHTPPSENSRSLKHLADEMSGPLSPMSLPAPKQLKFTPGVVNGSVRESVTFVDDGRKMIPIGELSMKRLAAIGQAGKLWKWKRSHHQWLLQFKWKWQKPWKLSELIKHSDETIMKSRPRPQAQALINAV, from the exons ATGGAACCATCATCGGAGAATTGTTCCGTTAAAGTTGCTGTTCACATTCGTCCTCTCATTGCCGATGAACAACAACAAGGTTGCACTCAATGTGTTTCTGTTAACCCTGGAAAGCCTCAG GTTCAAATAGGGTCTCATTCCTTTACATTTGATCATGTTTATGGAAATGGTGGATCTCCTTCCTCTGAAATGTTTAAGGAATGCGTTGCTCCATTGGTTGATGGCTTATTTCAAGGATACAATGCTACTGTGCTTGCTTATGGTCAG ACAGGATCCGGAAAAACGTATACCATGGGAACCGCCTGCAATGACAATACTGGGATTGGATTGATTCCTCAGGTTATGAATGCCTTGTTTAAAAAGATTGAAACTCTAAAGCATCAAACGGAATTTCAGTTGCATGTTTCCTTCATTGAG attTTGAAGGAAGAGGTAAGGGACTTGTTGGACATGGTATCAATGGGAAAATCAGATCACTCTAGCTCTAATGGGCATTCTGGAAAAGTAACTATTCCTGGGAAACCACCAATACAAATTCGCGAATCATCAAGTGGAGTAATAACACTGGCAGGGTCAACTGAAGTTTCTGTAAGTACATTACAGGAGATGGCTGCTTATTTGTATCAGGGTTCATTAAATAGAGCAACAGGAAGTACAAACATGAATAACCAATCCAG TCGATCACATGCCATCTTCACAATCACGTTAGAACAGATGCGCAAACTCCATTCATTTTCTTCCAGCCATGACACTTCGGATGAGGATATGGGCGAAGAATACCTTTCAGCAAAACTCCATTTGGTAGATCTAGCTGGATCAGAGCGAGCTAAAAGAACTGGTTCTGATGGTCTTCGTTTAAAAGAAG GTATACACATCAATAGAGGTCTTCTTGCACTTGGTAATGTCATAAGTGCACTGGGGGATGAGAAAAAGCGAAAGGAGGGTGTACATGTCCCTTATCGCGATAGCAAACTCACTCGACTGTTACAG GATTCACTTGGAGGAAACAGCAAAACTGTCATGATAG CTTGCATTAGCCCTGCTGACATCAATACCGAGGAAACTCTTAATACTCTTAAGTATGCAAACCGTGCACGTAACATTCAAAATAAGCCTGTT GCTAATCGAGATTTAATATCCAACGAGATGCAGCAAATGCGCCAGCAGTTAAAGTACTTGCAGGCTGAGCTCTGTTCTCGAGGAGGAGGTTCAGTTGATGAAGTGCAG GTTCTTAGAGAAAAGATTGCTTGGCTTGAGGAAACTAACGAGGAACTCTGTCGAGAACTTCATAAATATCGCAGTAGATCTTCTTTAGCAGAAAGATGTGATATTCACGAAACA GTTGGAAATATTTATCTCATGAAAAATAACGGGCTTGAGAGGCGCTTTACAAGCTCAGAGTTATCAGACCATCTAGTGGCTGGAAGCATGTCAG GCGAGGATTTAAAGGAAGCTGATGAAGTAGAAAAAGAATTGGAGCATACACTACTGCTAAATACCATGGATAAAGAGATGCACGAGTTAAATAAGCAATTGGAGCAGAAAGAG ACGGAGATGAAGCTTGTGGGAGTTGATACTGAAGCACTCAGGCAGCACTTTGGAAAGAAAATGATGGAACTCGaggaagagaaaagaaaagtaCAG CAAGAAAGGGATCGGTTATTGCATGAAGTAGAGAATCTTGCAGTTAATTCAAATGGACAGGCACATAAACCACATGATGTTCGTGGCCAAAAATTGAAAGCATTGGAAGCACAG ATTTTAGAgctcaagaagaaacaagaaaaccAGGTGCAGCTACTAAAGCAAAAGGAAAAGAGTGAAGAAGCTGCCAAAAGACTGCAAGCTGAGATACAGTATATCAAGGCTCAAAAG GTTCAGTTGCAGCATAAAATAAAACAAGAGGCAGAACAATTTCGACAATGGAAAGCTTCCCGTGAAAAGGAGTTACTCCAG TTAAAAAAGGAGGGAAGAAGGAATGAATATGAAAGGCATAAACTTCAGGCTCTAAACCAGCGCCAGAAAATG GTTCTTCATAGAAAGACAGAGGAAGCAACAATGGCTACCAAGAGGCTAAAGGAATTGTTGGAAGCTCGCAAATCTTCTTCGCGTGACCACTCTG TGTATTCAAATGGACATCTACAGCCTGGGCAG ATCAATGAAAAATCCCTCCAGAGGTGGCTTGACCAGGAACTGGAGGTAATGGTACATGTGCATGAAGTCCGTGCTGAATTTGATGAACAAAACAAAGT TCATGCTGCACTGGAAGGAGAATTGGCTTTTCTCAAACAAGCGGTTCAGTTTTCAGATAGGCAGAGTATCCCCACAGGAAACAGTCGATATTCAAG ACTGTTATCCATGTCACCAGATGCAAAAGCTGCGAGAATAACTTCTCTTGAGAACATGCTGGGCGCGTCTTCAGCGGCTTTGAAAGCCATGACTTCACAGCTTACCGAGGCAGAAGAAAGGGAACGTGCATTAAATAACCGTGGACGTTGGAATCAGTTACGCTCAATGGGAGAGGCAAAAAATCATGTGCTTCCGTATTTGTTCAATGCTACCGCAGAAGCAAG GTGCCAATTGTGGGAAAAGAATATAGAACTGAAGGACTTAAAAGAGCAACTTAATGAGCTTGTAACACTACTACAGCAAAGTGAAGCACAGAGAAAGGAACTTGAAAAAGAGAAAGCAATTGGTGAACAAGCAGTTGCCATCACATTGCATACACCGCCGTCG GAAAACTCACGGTCCTTGAAACACCTTGCGGATGAAATGAGTGGTCCGTTGTCCCCAATGTCGCTTCCTGcgccaaaacaactcaaattcaCCCCTGGAGTTGTTAATGGGTCAGTGAGGGAGTCAGTTACATTTGTAGATGACGGGCGGAAG ATGATACCTATTGGAGAGTTGTCAATGAAGAGACTAGCAGCTATAGGACAAGCCGGAAAACTTTGGAAGTGGAAGAGAAGTCATCATCAATGGTTGCTACAGTTTAAATGGAAATGGCAAAAGCCTTGGAAACTCTCAGAATTGATCAAACACAGTGATGAAACAATCATGAAGTCAAGGCCTCGGCCTCAAGCACAAGCTTTGATTAATGCGGTGTGA